The Lysobacter sp. genome includes a window with the following:
- a CDS encoding N-acetyl-gamma-glutamyl-phosphate reductase codes for MSAGMFRVGIVGARGHVGAELIRLLAAHPRLELAYVGSRELDGQRLSDHIDAYAGELRYSSPANEVLPSLGADAVVLALPNGKAAACVAAFDAANKNPVIVDLSADYRFDDGWYYGLPELTRTRYRGERRISNPGCYATAMQLAIAPMRDLLQGPAQCFGVSGYSGAGTAPSDKNDPDKLRDNLMPYALTGHVHEREVTRQLGHPVEFMPYVAAHFRGITMTVNLHLTEATTRDAVIARYREAYAGEPLVRVIDEAPWVSRIAGRHHVEIGGFTLSEDGRRLVVVSTEDNLLKGAATQALQNLNIAFGLDEWTGIPLELQ; via the coding sequence ATGAGTGCCGGAATGTTTCGTGTCGGGATCGTCGGCGCACGCGGTCATGTCGGCGCCGAACTGATCCGCCTGCTCGCCGCGCATCCGCGCTTGGAGTTGGCCTACGTCGGCTCGCGCGAACTCGACGGTCAGCGCCTTTCCGACCACATCGATGCCTATGCGGGCGAGCTGCGCTATTCGTCGCCTGCGAATGAAGTATTACCCTCGCTGGGTGCCGATGCCGTGGTGCTGGCGCTGCCCAACGGCAAGGCCGCCGCCTGCGTCGCCGCGTTCGATGCCGCGAACAAGAATCCGGTCATTGTCGATCTGTCCGCCGACTATCGTTTCGACGACGGCTGGTACTACGGCTTGCCGGAACTCACCCGCACGCGCTATCGCGGCGAGCGTCGGATCAGCAATCCCGGCTGTTACGCGACCGCGATGCAGCTGGCCATTGCGCCGATGCGCGATCTGCTGCAGGGCCCGGCGCAGTGCTTCGGCGTGTCCGGCTATTCCGGTGCAGGCACCGCGCCGTCGGACAAGAACGATCCGGACAAGCTGCGCGACAACCTGATGCCGTATGCGCTCACCGGCCACGTGCACGAGCGCGAAGTGACGCGTCAGCTCGGACATCCGGTCGAATTCATGCCGTACGTTGCGGCGCATTTTCGCGGCATCACCATGACCGTGAACCTGCATCTGACCGAAGCGACGACGCGCGACGCGGTGATCGCGCGCTACCGCGAGGCGTATGCGGGCGAACCTTTGGTGCGTGTGATCGACGAGGCGCCGTGGGTCAGCCGCATCGCCGGTCGGCATCACGTCGAGATCGGTGGCTTCACGCTGTCGGAAGACGGGCGTCGCCTCGTCGTGGTGTCGACCGAAGATAATCTGTTGAAAGGTGCGGCGACCCAAGCGCTGCAGAATCTTAATATCGCTTTTGGTCTGGATGAATGGACGGGCATTCCATTGGAGTTGCAATAA
- a CDS encoding GNAT family N-acetyltransferase has translation MDAVSITPIWSTPTLIGRHVRLEPLRADHADALRAAASDGALWELRYTSVPGPEAGEAERYIDIALAARDAGQVLPFVVLDASGDIVGTTRFYDIDRDVPRVKLGYTWYAQRVQRTGLNTEAKLLLIGHAFAQWACESVVLETSHENVRSQAAILRLGAKRDGVLRANMRHRDGTLRDTHVFSILRSEWPALRSRLERKLQERNA, from the coding sequence ATGGACGCTGTCTCGATCACGCCGATCTGGAGCACGCCGACGTTGATCGGTCGCCACGTGCGGCTGGAGCCGCTGCGCGCCGATCACGCCGATGCGCTGCGTGCAGCCGCCAGCGATGGCGCGCTGTGGGAGCTTCGCTATACGAGCGTGCCGGGGCCGGAAGCGGGCGAGGCCGAACGCTACATCGATATCGCACTCGCTGCGCGCGATGCAGGCCAGGTGTTGCCGTTCGTGGTGCTCGATGCCTCCGGTGACATCGTCGGCACCACGCGCTTCTACGACATCGATCGCGACGTGCCGAGGGTCAAGCTCGGCTACACCTGGTATGCGCAGCGCGTTCAGCGCACCGGGTTGAACACCGAGGCGAAGCTGCTGCTGATCGGGCATGCGTTCGCGCAGTGGGCCTGCGAATCGGTCGTGCTGGAAACGAGCCACGAGAATGTTCGCTCGCAGGCGGCCATTCTGCGCCTGGGCGCGAAGCGCGACGGCGTTCTGCGTGCGAACATGCGCCATCGCGACGGGACGCTGCGCGACACGCACGTGTTCTCCATCCTGCGCAGCGAATGGCCGGCGCTGCGCAGCCGCCTCGAACGCAAGCTTCAGGAGCGCAACGCATGA